From Deltaproteobacteria bacterium, the proteins below share one genomic window:
- a CDS encoding XRE family transcriptional regulator codes for MSPEKEKGKPEKEKAKVEPNNVRKVREGLLLSKAELARRAKISVLTIDRVEKGMTCRMDTKRKIILSLGLKLSDRDKVFNKV; via the coding sequence GTGAGCCCCGAAAAAGAAAAAGGTAAACCCGAAAAAGAAAAAGCTAAAGTTGAGCCCAACAACGTCCGAAAGGTAAGGGAAGGGCTCCTGTTAAGCAAGGCGGAGCTGGCGCGGCGCGCCAAGATCTCGGTCCTCACGATCGACCGGGTCGAAAAGGGGATGACGTGCCGCATGGACACGAAGCGCAAGATCATCCTGTCGTTGGGCTTGAAGTTGTCCGACCGGGACAAGGTGTTCAACAAGGTATAG